The following DNA comes from Vigna radiata var. radiata cultivar VC1973A chromosome 4, Vradiata_ver6, whole genome shotgun sequence.
AATGATCTAACCGACCGCAAGGATAATTTAGTGATGTTTATGATTTGTTGCTACCTGTATTAACGTGTAATTGTCTAAAGTCCTATATGTAGTTCCAGGAACAAGCAGATATCACAAACATTCATGGTGATTATATCTTAATGTCTGAAACCGTTATTAACTTGCCTGAGAGGGAAGGATGAGCATAGTTTGTCATTTTGCGAACGTGAAAATATCAGTATCGCAGAAGAGAATGACTTAGAAGTGATGTTTCATTGGTAATTTTGTGAGCTCAATTAAAGACTTTTAGCTTTTCGGGACAAACAAAGCAGTTGCTATATACTTTGTGCAGTAGTTAAGTACAATTAAGATATCTCTAGCTTTTGTAGCAATCCTTGTTTTAAGCATTTTGATGAGTGTGATTGTATCTGAATTATAAATCTGAAGGCAGTGAAGAAAATCTTGCTTCAGCCTATATTGTTTTTACTTCTCCTCGTGTTTATTCTGAATTCCATAACTTCACACTACAAGAAATTGAATGAGAAAACAACCGTATAAAGATGTATCTTTAGGCCCAAccttagaaaaataattgagaaCTTTAATCGGGAGatatcaatagaaaaatattacatgAGTAAGGAAATGCTTTTTCAggttaaaacaagtaaaaaatgaaCATTATATAAGTGAGACAATGACAGAGGTAGATTGTTATTTAAGGTTATGTCTAGATGTGGTatctaatttatttgaattatgcTCTTATGGCCCTTTAAAATCGATCATCAGAATGGTAGATCCTTGAATTGATTAGAGCTCACCAAATAACTAAAGAAAGATGTGTTATAAGCCCTGTGATATCTTGCAGAGACAAAGGATGTTCCAAATCCCATTCTAGTCTAATTGATAATGGTTTTGGACAATAAGGTATATTCAGCATTGGTATTTGCAGTATCTGCTTGTTCCTGCAACAACAAAGCATGCTCAAGTTGCATCTCTACTTCACCCATCGTTGGTCGCTCATCTGCTTCATATTTTACGCATCCTTGAATTGATGGCACAACTCTTCTATAATTGTTGGATAATTTCTCTGAGATGTGTTCTTGGAACAGCTGAAGCCTAGACATCTGAGAAACATAGTTTCAAACACTTGCCTCTAACCCACCACTGTCCACCTCTACTCATCTTCGATCTTCGTAGCTAAGCTTGTCGTTGGTTTGTTTAATGAACGCGTTTCGTTAGAAAGAACTTTGTCAACCGTCCAACATAACTTGACAGTTGGTGGGTGGAAGAGTGCCAAAGTGtatattttgaactaaaatttgaattccaattttatgaaagaaaaaaataatcagtCAAAAAGTTCTCCTAAAAAAAGTCATCAATAACTGGTTGATAGTttgcaaaatttgaaaattgtcgGACGGATGCTTGTGAATGCACGTATAATTTGGTTTAAGAGATAGAGTTATCATTTCATTGACTAGACATGTTCATTTTTAGTGAAAGTCAATGCACGTAAGGACAGAGCCAGTAATATTCAAGTTTATCCTATCACACCTTAGTTTCTGAGGAATAGGTTTGCTAGTTTCTGAGGAATGTTTAAGAGCTTAGATGAAGAGACTGATGAGATGAATGCTTTTAAGCGTCACAAATTGGAACCATGTTTCCTAAATGTTTGGGTTTCTGCGGTTGGAAGCACACAAGTTCATCTCAGAAACAGTATCCAACGGTAATACAAGAGTTGTGCCATCAATTTTCTCTCACTGATATTAAGAAATCCACAAACAACTTTGCCAGTACCAGACTAATTGGATATTCAAGCTTTGGTAAAGTATACAAAGGTCGCCTCCAACTCCTGGATGGTACTGAATATTCAGTTGCAATAACGCGATTGTTTGCAGAAGAAGGCAATGAAGGACGCGACTGGTTTAAGAAAGAAGTAGAGTTGCTCTGTCAGCTTCGTCACCCTAATTGTGTGTCTCTTATAGGATTCTGCAACCACAAGAAAGAGAAGATTCTTGTGCATGAGTACACGTCCAATGGATCTCTAAATCAACACATACTAAGAGGTGGGAAAACAGAAGCACTGTCATGGAGGAAAAGGATAGAGATATGCATAGGAGTAGCTCGTGGACTACACTACCTTCACGCTGGACTCAAGCGCAACATTATTCACCGTGACGTTTGTCTCAGAAACATTCTTCTGGACGGCCACATGGAACCAAAACTTGCAGGTTTCTGCCGTAGCATTCAGGGAGCACACTTTATGTCAAAGCCAAAAGCAATTCCAATAGATGAATTTACTTGgggtaatattttatttaatgacttTACtcttatgaatattttttgaGTTAAACTAAgctaatacttttaattatagGTAGTTATGGCTACCATCCTATACACGACTTCAGAGACACTACCGTCACAGATAAATGTGATGTTTTCACATTTGGTTTGCTTCTTCTAGAAGTAGTGTGTGGAAGAAGGCATTCTGATATGAGAAGAGTGGATGGATTTCTGGAGAAGCCTGTTGAGGAgaatattaatttgaatatcAAAGGAAAGATTGTGCCAGATTGTTGGAAAGTCTTTATAGATATCATCCAAAGATGTGTGAATTATGAAGCAGATGAGCGACCAACTATGGGTGAGATTGAGGTGCAACTTGAGTATGCTCTGTCGTTGCAGGAACAAGCAGATATCACAAACATCGATGGTGATTACATCTTATTGTCTAAAACCATTATTAACCCAAGATGAGCATGGTTTGTCATTGCGCCAAGATGACAGTCACTTAGAAGAGTTGTTTCATAGGTAGTTTTGGGAGCTCAAATAAAGGCTTTTAGCCTTTTGAGACAAACACAGAAGTTGCAGTATACTTTGTGCAATAGTTAAGTTCAATTAAGATATTTCTAGCTTGTGTAGCAATCCTAGTTATAAGCATTTTGATGAATGTGATTGTATCTGAACTATATAAATCTGAAGGTAGTGAAGAAATTCTTGCTTTAGCCTGTATTATTTTTACTTCTCGTATTTATTCTGAATTCCATAACTTTACTCTACAAGAAGTTGAATGAGAAAACAACCTGTTATttctagaataaaaaaagatggCTGTAGCACAGAAGTAAAACACTTGATGAATAATTTATATCTAGGTTTCAGTCATGGTTTTATTGATCATCTTCTAATCATTGAACTTAACACAAATCGTTTGTTGAGTTACACAATTGAAACTTATCAAAGGAATTTAGGTTCTTTTCATGTAAAGAATTAAGGTTTTAGACCAATTTAATGATTATGttaatattcaaattcaaaGTATTTGATTGAATATAACATTGTAAGGCCAGCAAATGATCATTTCCCCGTTCGTCAGAACCAGCAAGAACGCAGGAAGCTTCAGAATAAACGCGCTTCAAGCAAGTCAAGCAATATCCAAAACCATTGGCTAAAAGCCATGTGAGTGTGAAACTTCACAAATACATCGATTTAACGTACAAAAAGAATTTTGGATTGGAGTTTATGAAGTTAGCGTCACGATTAAGGCAAAGACTAGAAATAGGATTGCACCCAAagttctttttctttacctAAAACGCACGATGTTGTCTCTGTTATCATTTCATTGACTAGACATGTTCATTCTTAGTGAAAGTCAATGCTCGTAGGGACAGAGCAAGTAATGGGAGTGGCCAGCCATTGACTGTTCAATGTGACGTCTTTTGTTTCTGATCACCATTTTATCTTCCCTttcaaattgaaacaataaaaaaaactttagctTTTCAAATTGAATGGTCACTTTGTACATTTTTccgtgaaaaaaaaatgaagagaaaatgaGTATAGAATGAAGACTTTTTCCAAAATGCATGGTTCAAAGCATGAACAGTGATATCTAACAAGAGAAAGCAACTTGAGTCTACTTAAAATATATACTCTATGGGAACTATTCAAATAATCTCagacacaaaaatatattttttctctatgtGCTGCTTTATTGGTTGAGATAAAGGTTATTAAATAGCCACACAAggtcaaataaaatttaaaatcaattcctaaacagaaaaactaaaatatctatttaataatcaaacttttaaaataataaacctTCTATCTAATTGCTATTACAATCGAAgctaaataaacaaataaattccttttttttaatttaagtttatttaatgaaattcctccataaacttaaatatttttcttcttccatcccGATCAACTTTCTTAATTCTTGAAATGACGCTGACAACTTTAAATTCTTTGTCTTCTGCACTTGTCAACAAACATACTACATGTACCTCGTCTGTGGAGTTATAAATGTCATTTAGACTCCGAAATTTTGGCCTTATAGtattgtcttcttcttcatcatgttCATtcaccctttctttttcttcatcattttcattcacCCTTTCTGTGATTCCCGGACACTTGGTATTGTCACTCGAATCTTCTCCCCCATAAAACATGCTTTCTAAAggcttttctttcaattcaacCCAATTCcattcaccattttcatttacCTGAACATCCCGGCTTACCAGAATTTTTTTTGAAACCGGATTGTACAGCTTGTAAGCTTTTGCATGTTCATCATAGCCAATAAAAACATACTTCTTGCTTTTGTCATCAAGTTTCGTTCTGAGTTGACTTGGGACGTGTCCATAATCTATGCTTCCGAAAACTTTAAAATGTTTGACACTTGGCTTTCTTCCACTCCATGCTTCCTGTGGTATCATTCCATCCAACTTCGAATGTGGACACCTGTTTTGCACATACGTAGCACACTGCACAGCCTCCGCCCAAAACACTTTTGGCATATTTTTCCCTTTAAGCATGGTTCGAACCATATCAAGAATAGTCTTATTCTTCCTCTCTGTCACACCATTCTGTTGTGGTGAATATGGAGCTATAAGAAAACGCCTTATCCCCTGCTCTTCACAAAACTCCTTAAACTTTGCTGATGTGAATTCACCTCCTCTATCAAATCTTAACGctttaattttcttgttagtTTCCTTTTCCACCATCTGAACATCTTAAATGCCCCTAATGCTTCCGACTTCTCTTGTAAAAAATACACCCAAGCTTTTCTAGAGAAATCATATATAAATGAGATGAAATACCTTTTACCACTGAATGATCTAGGAGTAATAGGTCCACATAAGTCGGTGTGTACCAATTCAAGTTGCTCTTTTGCCTTGTACATAGCCGAGTTTGGAAACTTCGTTCTTGATTGTTTTCCGAGAACGCGTTCTTCAC
Coding sequences within:
- the LOC106758847 gene encoding receptor-like protein kinase ANXUR2; the protein is MFPKCLGFCGWKHTSSSQKQYPTVIQELCHQFSLTDIKKSTNNFASTRLIGYSSFGKVYKGRLQLLDGTEYSVAITRLFAEEGNEGRDWFKKEVELLCQLRHPNCVSLIGFCNHKKEKILVHEYTSNGSLNQHILRGGKTEALSWRKRIEICIGVARGLHYLHAGLKRNIIHRDVCLRNILLDGHMEPKLAGFCRSIQGAHFMSKPKAIPIDEFTWGSYGYHPIHDFRDTTVTDKCDVFTFGLLLLEVVCGRRHSDMRRVDGFLEKPVEENINLNIKGKIVPDCWKVFIDIIQRCVNYEADERPTMGEIEVQLEYALSLQEQADITNIDGDYILLSKTIINPR